A DNA window from Pseudomonadota bacterium contains the following coding sequences:
- a CDS encoding VOC family protein has protein sequence MTAPPALGTITPYFTVTDADALIAFTVTVFDGEVVKEDRYADGTVQHARVRIGDSILMLNQATAAFSANVSQMHLFVETVEGVYTAALRAGAVSVMAPNIRPHGDLMAGVVDPCGNLWWIAQPRTGEPDRDTPTHAA, from the coding sequence ATGACAGCACCCCCAGCCCTTGGCACGATAACGCCCTACTTCACCGTGACGGACGCGGATGCGCTGATTGCGTTCACCGTGACGGTGTTCGATGGCGAGGTCGTCAAGGAAGACCGCTACGCGGATGGCACGGTGCAACACGCACGCGTTCGCATCGGGGATTCCATTCTGATGCTGAATCAGGCAACGGCGGCGTTCTCCGCCAATGTGTCGCAGATGCACCTGTTTGTGGAGACCGTCGAGGGTGTCTACACGGCAGCCTTGCGAGCCGGCGCTGTCAGCGTCATGGCACCGAATATCAGGCCCCATGGCGACCTCATGGCTGGCGTGGTGGACCCCTGCGGCAACCTGTGGTGGATCGCGCAGCCGCGCACGGGCGAACCCGATCGCGACACGCCGACACACGCTGCATGA
- a CDS encoding type B 50S ribosomal protein L31, with protein sequence MKPDIHPEYRDVLFHDTGADTYFLVGSTIATTRTAEYEGHTYPYVPIDISSASHPVYTGKHRVRQNDGRIAKFNKRFAQKPTS encoded by the coding sequence ATGAAGCCCGACATTCACCCCGAGTACCGCGACGTGCTGTTTCACGACACCGGCGCCGACACCTACTTTCTCGTTGGCTCAACCATCGCGACCACCCGAACCGCCGAGTACGAGGGGCACACCTATCCGTACGTCCCCATCGACATTTCGAGCGCGTCTCACCCGGTGTACACGGGCAAGCACCGTGTCAGGCAGAACGACGGGCGGATTGCGAAGTTCAACAAGCGCTTCGCGCAAAAGCCGACGTCCTGA
- a CDS encoding YbaN family protein: MKRVFFLIAAYVFVGLAIIGVFLPGIPTVPFLLLAAWCSARGSERLHRWLYSHPHFGNLLTNWEEQGAVSRKNKTVAIVMLVASWVFLYFTLSSLWVLGGITLIFLSVSTFLLTRPEPR, from the coding sequence ATGAAACGCGTCTTTTTTCTGATTGCCGCTTACGTGTTTGTCGGGCTCGCAATCATCGGCGTTTTCTTGCCCGGCATTCCCACCGTGCCGTTCCTGTTGCTTGCGGCGTGGTGCTCGGCACGGGGCTCTGAGCGACTGCACCGCTGGTTGTACTCGCACCCGCACTTCGGGAACCTGTTGACCAACTGGGAGGAGCAAGGGGCCGTGTCTCGCAAGAACAAGACAGTCGCCATCGTCATGCTGGTCGCGAGCTGGGTGTTTCTCTATTTCACACTCTCGAGCTTGTGGGTGCTTGGCGGTATCACGCTGATCTTTCTGTCGGTCTCAACGTTTCTGTTGACGCGGCCCGAGCCGCGTTGA